Proteins encoded together in one Deinococcus hopiensis KR-140 window:
- a CDS encoding SGNH/GDSL hydrolase family protein: MKTDPRPETISAVGVLTYTLPASLDGLTVTSVEGGTVTRGGNALTGGATLSSGDVLTFTPTAAGGTTSLNGALPNQEFSGNYPDLDNIPAGGGTASVTSVNTRTGDVTLSKADVGLGSVTNDAQIKRSEMGQPLGVPTLGADGKVPAAQLPATSGGGDELSFAPTLIAGWDSLTYGDEAGGPSAAWPVHLAAARNWTLLTNAGMNGSTLANGTNSSNPVVNRYATAVPADYDGHVVEFAGTNDYTAALPLGTPGTTNPGTVYGASLVSGRGILNRGPCFLHRVTPPWRGDIAEGTRNSAGYTMEQVRQVARDVVAQLAREFPNRVELIDLGHDLTDGLRATGMMTAAQLHFTAAGQQLIGQYIAMHATGADGTAPPAVTGYNRTFNTLTPGTISGQDGWTVYGGTGDITASGLDVAAPFDSQARGTLHALPADTTRVAMRLTTANFLAAAGNGIMLRAFHQLSDNRAICAWLYKASANPVARLDCGIVQGSNVAFWIGSSGPDIPSDDVWLEVLRTGGQIEVRMWDAVSGTRPSSATYSHADDATVVADAFGVSTIGPGTRQVKAVSAQ, from the coding sequence ATGAAAACAGACCCGAGGCCAGAAACGATCAGCGCCGTGGGAGTGCTGACCTACACCCTCCCCGCCTCCCTGGACGGCCTGACCGTGACCAGCGTTGAGGGCGGCACCGTGACCCGAGGGGGCAATGCGCTGACCGGAGGGGCCACGCTCTCCAGCGGAGACGTGCTCACCTTCACTCCCACCGCAGCAGGCGGCACCACCAGCTTGAACGGCGCACTCCCGAATCAGGAGTTCAGCGGGAACTACCCAGACCTGGACAACATCCCGGCAGGGGGCGGGACGGCAAGCGTCACGAGCGTGAACACGCGCACGGGGGACGTGACCCTGAGCAAGGCGGACGTGGGCCTGGGGAGCGTCACGAACGATGCCCAGATCAAGCGCTCGGAGATGGGACAACCCCTCGGCGTGCCCACCCTGGGCGCAGACGGCAAGGTGCCTGCAGCCCAGCTTCCTGCGACGAGCGGAGGTGGAGACGAACTGAGTTTCGCGCCCACCCTCATCGCGGGCTGGGACAGCCTGACCTATGGGGATGAGGCGGGCGGTCCATCGGCCGCGTGGCCGGTCCACTTGGCTGCGGCGCGCAACTGGACGCTGCTCACGAATGCGGGCATGAACGGCAGCACGCTCGCCAACGGCACGAACAGCAGCAATCCGGTGGTAAACCGTTACGCGACCGCAGTTCCCGCCGACTACGACGGGCACGTGGTGGAATTTGCTGGCACCAACGACTACACGGCAGCGTTGCCGCTCGGCACGCCGGGCACCACGAACCCAGGGACCGTCTACGGAGCGTCCCTGGTCAGCGGGCGGGGAATCCTGAACAGGGGACCGTGCTTCCTGCACCGCGTCACGCCCCCCTGGCGTGGAGATATCGCTGAGGGGACGCGGAACAGCGCCGGGTACACGATGGAGCAGGTCCGGCAGGTGGCGCGGGACGTAGTGGCGCAACTGGCGCGGGAGTTCCCCAACCGGGTGGAGCTGATTGACCTCGGGCACGACCTGACAGACGGGCTCCGAGCGACGGGCATGATGACAGCGGCTCAACTCCACTTCACGGCAGCGGGTCAGCAACTGATCGGGCAATACATCGCCATGCACGCGACAGGAGCGGACGGGACTGCGCCGCCTGCTGTCACGGGCTACAACCGCACGTTCAACACGCTCACGCCTGGCACCATCAGCGGGCAGGACGGGTGGACGGTCTACGGAGGCACCGGGGATATCACCGCCTCGGGGCTGGACGTGGCCGCGCCGTTTGACTCGCAGGCGCGGGGGACGTTGCACGCTCTACCTGCAGACACAACGCGAGTGGCAATGCGGCTCACCACGGCCAACTTCCTCGCGGCGGCGGGCAACGGAATCATGTTGCGGGCCTTCCACCAGCTGAGCGACAACCGCGCGATCTGCGCTTGGCTCTACAAAGCGTCGGCCAACCCCGTCGCTCGCCTGGATTGCGGCATTGTTCAGGGCTCCAACGTCGCGTTCTGGATCGGTTCAAGCGGCCCGGACATTCCCAGCGATGACGTGTGGCTGGAGGTGTTGCGCACTGGGGGACAGATCGAGGTGCGGATGTGGGACGCCGTAAGCGGCACCCGCCCCAGTTCTGCCACGTACAGCCACGCGGATGACGCCACTGTCGTCGCTGACGCGTTCGGCGTCTCCACCATCGGACCTGGCACCCGTCAGGTCAAAGCCGTCAGCGCTCAGTAA
- a CDS encoding glycoside hydrolase family 19 protein: MNLTLTPEHIRAVAPRNPDPVSVVNALLPVLERHGINKTPERLGMFVAQWAHESEFVGVRENLNYSQASRICQTWPRRFPTVASAAPYAGNPQALANKVYNGRMGNTGPNDGWAYRGGGWPQLTGRDAYRAYGQRIGLDLEGNPNLILQASVSAQVCGLFWTDRGLNAAADAGDMVTITQRINGGQNGFDDRLARYRRVVPMLREQAEALASQEAIVHPSIPWKQLWVNGRQMDPATARLEGDTITLPSGTHQVVKKTQVGEKLYVTTAP; encoded by the coding sequence ATGAACCTCACGCTGACCCCTGAGCACATCCGCGCAGTGGCGCCGCGTAACCCGGATCCGGTGAGCGTGGTGAACGCCCTGCTGCCGGTGCTCGAGCGGCACGGCATCAACAAGACCCCTGAGCGCCTGGGGATGTTTGTAGCCCAGTGGGCGCACGAGAGCGAGTTCGTGGGCGTGCGCGAGAACCTGAACTACTCCCAGGCCTCGCGCATCTGCCAGACCTGGCCACGCCGGTTCCCTACGGTGGCGAGCGCCGCTCCCTACGCTGGCAATCCGCAAGCACTGGCGAACAAGGTCTACAACGGCCGTATGGGCAACACGGGGCCCAACGATGGCTGGGCGTACCGAGGCGGCGGCTGGCCCCAGTTGACCGGACGGGACGCCTACCGCGCCTACGGGCAGCGCATCGGGCTGGACCTGGAAGGCAACCCCAACCTGATCCTGCAGGCCAGTGTCTCGGCCCAAGTGTGTGGGTTGTTCTGGACGGACCGAGGGCTGAACGCCGCGGCTGACGCGGGAGACATGGTGACGATCACGCAGCGCATCAACGGCGGGCAGAACGGCTTCGACGACCGTCTGGCCCGATACCGGCGAGTGGTGCCGATGCTGCGCGAGCAGGCGGAAGCGCTGGCCAGCCAGGAAGCCATCGTCCACCCGTCGATCCCCTGGAAGCAGTTGTGGGTGAACGGGCGGCAGATGGACCCCGCGACAGCCCGGCTGGAAGGCGACACCATCACGCTGCCCAGCGGCACACACCAGGTCGTGAAGAAGACACAGGTGGGAGAGAAGCTGTATGTCACGACGGCCCCCTGA